CCAGGCCCGTGCCGCCCTTGGGCGAGCGCGTGGTGAAGAACGGATCGAAGATGCGCTGGCGCACCTCCGCGGGCATCCCGTGCCCGTTGTCCTCCACCTCGATGAGCACGTGGCCCTCGCGGCCCGGACGCACGCGCAGCTTGAGCAGGTTCTCCTCCGGAGCCCGATCGCCGAAGGCCTGGAGCGCGTTGGTCAGCAGGCCCGTGACGACCTGTGCCAGCCGGCCTTCGTTGCCATGCACCGCGGCCACCGGCTCCAGGTCGCACGCCATGCACGCGCGGTGCTGGAGCTCGTCGCGCATCAGCTTGACCGCGTTCTCCACCGCGCGCCGCACGTCCACCGGACCGTGCTGCTCCTCCTCCGTGCGCGAGAACGTCCGCAGGTCGCGCACGATGGAGCGCACCCGCCCCGCGCCCTCCAGCGCCTCCGCCACCACCTGCCGCAGTTCCTCCAATTGCTCGGTCGGCACCGGAAGCACCGGCTGCGCCACGCGCTCCCAGAGGTAGGCCAGGTTGGAGGTCACATACGAGAGCGGGTTGTTGATCTCATGCGCGACGCCCGCGGCCAGCGTGCCCACGGACGTCATCCGCTCCGCCAGCCGCCGCTGCGTCTCCAGGCGGGAGCGCTCGGTGACGTCGCGCACCAGCCCCACGAGGAAGCGCTCGCCGTTGGGCAACATGTACGCGGCCCGCTGCGTGAGCACCTCGCGCGAGCGGCCCTTGGCGTCGGTGAAGGAGCCCTCGTCCTCCACGGTCTGCCCGGTGGTGAAGGCGCGCTCGTCCTGGCGCCACGACGCCTCCGCCTCGTGCTGCGGCACCTGCGCCGAGGAGACCGTGCCCCGCAGCGCTTCAGCGGGTTGATCCAGCAGGCGGCAGTAGGCGCTGTTCACCGCCACGAGCCGATGCTCGCGGTCCTTGATGAACAGCGGCTCCGGCACCGCGTCCAGCGCGCCCTGGAACATGTCGCGGGCCCGCCGGAGCGCCTGCGCGTCCCCGTCCGAGGATCTGCGCCGCAGCGCCACGAGCCTCGCCCCCCAGCGAGTACCGGGCGGCGCCACGCACTCGTCCGCGCCCGCGGCCACCAGCGCCTCCGCCTCGTCGCCCTCGCGCTTCGTCAGCACGACGAGCCAGGTCCGGGTCTGCAACCGGCGCGCGTGCGCCCACTGGCAACGCGCCTTCACGGCCTCCAGCGGACCGCCGTGGTCCCAGAGAACGAGGAGCCCTTCGGGCAGCGGCTCCGGCGGGGACTCCACGCGGATCACCCGACACGCACGCCCTTCGGCCGTGGCGCAAAGATCGCGCTCCACGTCCTGGGCCACCGGGGCTGGGACCGCCACCAGCATTGCGTGCACCGCGTCGCTCCTCGCGCCCCGCAGGATCATTTTTCCCGCGTCGCCCGACCGCATTGCAGCCTTGACCGCGCCAACCCGTCAACGCGGGGCCGCGCGGACTGCCCGTAGCCCATTTCCGGGTCGGGTGGGACTCAGAATTGCAGTGAACCGCGCGCGATGACGCGGGGGCCTACCTTGCAGGAAGGTAGGAGCAAGCAACCCTTGCAGTGCTGAGGCAGCGTCTTCGCCGGGCAGGCGCCACTCATGCCGTAGTGGCACAAAGCAAAGTCGTAGCGGACGGGGTCCACGGGGTCGAGCGCCCGCAGCGATGCCGTCACCTCCTCGGCGGTCCGCCAGGTCAGGTCCGTACGCTGCGTCAATCCCAGGTGGAGCGCCATGCGTCCGATGTGCGTGTCCAATGGAACCAGCAGTGCGGAGGCGGGCACCTGCTTCCAGATGCCGAAGTCCACCGCGTCAGGTCCACGAACCATCCACCGCAGGTACAGGTTGAGGCGCTTCGCCGCGCCCGGCCCCAGCGGCGAAGGCAGCAGGTGATGCAGTCCCCGCTCCGGCCCCATGGCCTTGCGGAGCGCCTCCATGGGCACGTCCCGCAGCGCGGCGGTGAAGGCAGCAATCGCCCCGTGCAGCGTGCCGCTCGCCTTGAAGCCCCGCACGAACAGGGCCTCCAGGCTGCCGTGCTCACGCAGCGCGCGGCCCATGCCCAGCAGCAGCACCGCGAGGTCGGTGCCCACGTTGAAGCGGTACACGAAGCCCGTGAGCAGCGCCTTCGCGCCCTTCACGTCCAGCGCGCGCACGAAGGCCGCGGGCGACGGCCCCATCTGCTTGAGGAGCGCGTCCACCTTCGGGCGGAAGAGGTCCGCGCGCCCGTAGGCCAGCGCCGCCGCGAGCAGCCCGCTGACCTCCACGTCGCGTGGATCCGTGTAGCGGTGGGGGAACTCCACCGGGTCGAACCCGATGCGCGCCTTCGGGTCCGTGGACGCCAGGAAGGCATCCAGGCGGGGGCGCAGGAGGTCGGCCGCCTGGGTGCTCAAGCCGGTGTGCGCGACACGGCGCTTCTTCATCATGCGTCCAGTGCTAACGCGTGAGCTCGCGCACCGCGTGGCCGAGTTCCGGGAGGATGAGCGCGTCCAGCGCCAGCTTCACGGCCTGCGGAGAGCCCGGCAGCGCGAAGAGGATCATCCCCTGGTACGTGCCCGCAGTGGCGCGCGACATCATCGCGGGGCTGCCGATGCGCTGGAACGACAGCATCCGGAACAGCTCGCCGAAGCCGGGCAGCTCCTTCTCGAAGAGCGCGCGCAGCGTCTCCACCGTGCAGTCGCGCCGGCCAATGCCCGTGCCACCCGTGAAGAGCACCGCGCGAGCCCCCGCCGCCTGCGCCTGCGCGAGCGCGCCCCGGATGGCCTCCGGATCATCCTTCACCACCGTGTGCCCGGCGACGGTGTGGCCCGCGGCGGCCAGGCCCTCGCGCAGGTCCTTCCCGCTGCCGTCGTGCGCTTCGTCCCGGCTGTCCGAGCACGTCACCACGTACGCGCTGACATGCACCGGCGCGCGCGACTTGTGCTCCGCCGCCACCGACGAGCCCTCGTGCGAGTGACCGTGGTCGTGGTCGTGCGAGTGGTGGTGGTCATGACCGTGGTCGTGCGAATGCCCGTGGTCGTGGTCGTGCGAATGCCCGTGACCGTGGTCGTGCGAATGGCCGGGGTGGTGGTGATGGCCATGACCGTGGTCATGGTCATGGTCGTGATCGTGTCCGTCGTGTCCCATGGTGGACGCTCCTGAAGGCGGAAGGCTCAAACGTCGGGCAGGTCGACGACGAGCGTTCCGTCCTCGACCGTGAGCTGCACCGTCGGCTGGTCATCACAGACGCCGGGCGAAGTCGCGTTCTTCCCCGAGTCCATGTCGAAGCCGACCTCATGGCAGGGGCACACGACCATGTTGTCCTCGAGGCGTCCGCCCGACAGCAGACATCCGGCGTGGTTGCACCAGTCATCGAGGCCCTTGTAACGGCCGTGGATCTTCGCGATGCAGACGTTGCGCTTGCCGATTTCGTACCCCCGCATCTCCCTCTCGGCGAAGTCCGCGGGTCCCAGCTTGATCTTCGTCATTGCGTTCCTTTTCCCACAACCCGTCCGGGCCTGCACCCCCGTTCCCCCGGCATTAATTTCCCGACCGTGACTCCCGACGTGACACCCTCCACCGCCGTGCTCACCGACAAGGCGGCCGTTGCCCAGCTCCTCCGGGACATGTCCCTCCTGCTCCAGCTCCAGGGGCAGAGCGGCTTCCGCGTCCGCGCCTACGACATCGCCGCGGACCGCATCGCGAACCTGCCGCAGGACCTGGGCGCCATCGTCACCGAGGGCCGCCTGCAGGAGCTCCAGGGCATCGGCCCGGGGCTCGCCGAGAAGCTCACCGAGCTGGTGACGACCGGCCGGATGACGGCGTTCGAGGAGCTGAAGGCCCAGTTCCCCGCCGGCCTGCTGGAGCTGATGAAGCTGCCGGACGTGGGCCCGAAGAAGGTGGCCGCCCTATGGAGCGAGCTCCAGGTGGGCAGCGTCGAGGACCTGGAGCGCGCCTGCAAGGACGGCCGCGTGCGGGAGCTCAAGGGCTTTGGCCCCAAGAGTGAGGCGAAGCTCCTGGACGGCATCGCCGTGTACCGGCGCGCTCGCGGCGAACGGAAGCTCCTGGGTGACGCGCTCCCCATCGCGGAGGGCCTGCTGGAGCGGATCCGCCAGGCTCCGGGCGTGGTGCGCGCGAGCCTGGGTGGCAGCGTGCGCCGTCGCGCGGAGACCGTGTCCGACGTGGACCTCATCGCGTCCGCGAAGGAAGCGGGGCCGGTGCTGGACGCGCTCGCGAACGCGCCGGGCGTGGCCACGGTGATTGGCAAGGGCGACAGCAAGTGCTCCGTGCGCATGGTGCAGGGCGACCTCCAGGTGGACCTGCGCGTGCTGCCGGACGAGGACTTCGCCACCGCGCTGCACCACTTCACCGGCTCCAAGGCGCACCACATCCGGCTGCGCAACCTGGGCCACGAGAAGGGCCTCAAGATTTCGGAGTGGGGCGTGCACCGCGAGGACGGCACCAAGGTCCCCGTCCCCGACGAGGCGACGCTGTACCGGCTGCTGGGCATGCAGGAGGTGCCCCCGGAGCTGCGCGAGGACAACGGCGAGGTGGAGGCCGCCAGGGCCGGGAAGCTGCCGGAGGACCTGGTGACCCTGGAGGACGTGCAGGGCGCCGTGCACGCGCACAGCACCTGGTCCGACGGCCGCAACACGCTGGAGGAGATGGCGCGCGCGGCCCAGGCGCTGGGGCTCAAGTACCTCACCATCACCGAGCACAGCGAGGCGGCCATCCACGCGGGCGGCCTCAAGGTGGACGACCTCAAGCGGCAGTGGGAGGAGATCGACCGCGTGAACGCGGCGGTGCCCGGCATGCGGCTGCTCAAGGGCATCGAGGTGGACATCCTCGAATCGGGCGCCCTGGACTACGCGGACAGCGTGCTGGAGCAACTGGAGGTCGTCATCGCGTCCATCCACGTGCGCCACTCCATGGACGAGGACCAGATGACGCGCCGGGTGCTGGCCGCGCTGGACAACCCGCACCTGCACATCCTGGGACACCCCACCGGGCGCCTCATCCAGAGCCGCGAGCCGTACGCGCTGCGCATGGAGGAGGTGCTGGAGCGCGCCCGGGAGCGCGGCGTCGCGGTGGAGATCAACGGCAAGCCGGCGCGCCTGGACATCAAGTCCGAGTACGTGCGGCAGGCCGTGGGGCGCGGGGTGAAGCTGGTGGTGAGCTGCGACGCGCACCGCCAGGAGGACCTGAAGAACCTGGCCTTCGCGGTGGCCACGGCGCGCCGGGGCTGGGCGCGCAAGCAGGACATCCTCAACACCCGGTCCGCGGAGAGCTTCCTCGCCGCCCTGCGGGAGCGCTGATAGGCTTCCGGGCGCGAAGATGTTCCGCCCGTTCCTCCTCGTCCCCGCCCTCCTCTGGCTCCTCCTGGCCCTGCCCTCGCGGGCCGGCGCGGAGGCCCGTCCGTCGCGCGCCGACCTCCAGCGCGTGCTGGACCTGCACGCCCGCTCGTCCGTGCGCGTGCGCGGTCCCCAGAACGCGGGCCCCGGCATCATCGTGGGCGCGGACGGCCAGGTGCTCACCGCCGTGTGCCACGTGGGCCCTGACTCCGCCCAGGTGGTGCACGCGGGCAACGCGCTGACGGCGCGCGTGGTGCTCTCCAGCGCGGCGCTCCAGGTCGCGGTGGTGGCGGGCCCCCAGGGCACGTGGCCCGCGGTGCCGGTGCGGCTGGTGCCGGAGGGGCTCGCGGGCCACTGGGTGGTGGGGGTCATGCCCGCGCGCAAGAAGGGTCAGCGGGACACGCCCAGGGCCGCGGTGGCGAAGGCCGCTCCCGCGCCGTTCTTCGACGTGGACCTCACGCTCGCGCCGGGCAGCCCGCTGTACGACGGAGACGGGCGGCTGGTGGGCGTCGTCGTCGAGCGCCGGGGCCGCGGCGCCCGGGCCCTGCCCCTGTCCGCGGTGAAGGCGGAGCTCGCCTCGGCGGACGCGCCATGAGCCGGCCTTCGGGGCCACCGTTCAAGCTGAGCGCGGTGCAGGAGGCAATGGGCCTCTGGGCGCTGGGCTTCCTGGGCATCATCGCGGCGTTCCTCATCGCCGGGGGCACCAGCGTGCCCAAGCTGGTGGCCACGGTGGGCTTCCTCTACCTGCCGCTCATCCCCATGCGCTGGCGCGACGAGGACTACCGCGACTACGGCCTCACCCTGCGCGCGTGGAAGCAGGACCTGCGGCTGTTCCTGGTGATGTGCGCCATCGTGGGGCCGCTGTTCTTCGCGGGCTTCGCCGCCTTCGTGCAGGTGGTGCCGCACCTGCCGCCCGAGTTCGCGCGCCACCTGACGCCCATCATCGGCGAGGGCCACTTCCAGCCGCGCCTGCCCCCGCGCTTCGGCGAGTGGGTGATTGATCAGCTCTTCGTCGTGGCCCTGCCGGAGGAGTTCTTCTACCGGGGCTACCTCCAGTCCCGCCTGCGCGATGCCTGGCCCCAGGGGCGCGTGGTGCTGGGCGCCCGGCTGGGGCGCGCCTTCTGGGTGACGGCGCTGCTCTTCGCGCTGGGCCACCTGGCCATCTTCCAGACGTGGCGGCTGGCGGTGTTCTTCCCCGCCCTCCTCTTCGGCTGGATGCGCGAGCGCACCGGCACCCTCGTCGGCTGCTCGCTCTTCCACGCCGCCTGCAACCTCTACGTGCGCTTCCTGGAGGTCTCCTTCTTCGGCGGTCCGTAGCGGCCCGCTCAGGCCGGCGGCAGGTGCTGGACCTGGAGGTCCGCGCCCACCGTCAGCGTCGTGCCCTGCGGCAGCTCCACCCAGCCCTGCGTGCGCGTCACGTGGCTGGCCACCACCACCGTGCGGCGGCGGCGGTGCGCGCCCACCTCCGGATGCGTCTCCGGCGTCGCGGGAGTCACGCCGCAGTGGGCACACTCCGCGCTGCCCTCCAGCCGCGTGTAGTACAGCGGGGCCTCGCCCCGGCGGGTGGCGGCCAGCACGGCGCCATTGGTGGCCACCATGTTGAGCGGGGGCATGCGCCGCTGCCCGGCTTTTACGAACGCGGCCTCCACCTCGCGCACCGTGTCGCGCAGCACGCGGCCGGCGACGGCCGGCTCCAGGCGCGGATCATCCGTGCGGCCCAGCTCCCGCAGGTGCGTGAGGAACAGGGCGAAGAGGACCTCGCTGTCGGTGGGGCCGCGCACCAGCCGCTGGAGGTGCTCCGGCACGCGCGACAGCAGCGGGACGCGCAGGGGCTCGAAGTCCGGCAGCGGGCCCTGGTGGGCGAACAACCAGTGGCGGGCCCGGAAGGGCTGGGTGTTATCCTCGGGCGACAGGCCGAGCGGCAGCCGGTTCGCGTGGAAGAGCACCGCCTCCGATTCGTGGGGAGGCCCCAGGTCGTCCAGCGTGAGGTCCCGGTCCGGCGCCAGGCGACGCAGGAGGACCTCTTCCTGGGCATAGGAGCCCACCCCCAGGGCATTGGCGCGAGCGTCCGGGCGGAGGACGACCTGCCCGCCCAGCCGGTGCAGCTCGCACCGGAGGAGGTTGGGGTCCGACGACAGGGCAGCAAGGATGGCGGACATGGTGATTTCCCCCCTTCTCCCCTAGGGATAAGGTCCATGGGACCCCGGTTCAGCGCCGCGAACCCGCTCCCCTGCTCTGGCGCTAAGCCCTTGAAATGGCTGGCATTTGATCAGTCATTGAATTGACACCCCGGAGCGTGGAGCCTAACCTCCGGGCGCTTCCCGACGGCCCTCTCCCCCGAGGGATCGGGGTGCAGGTCTTCACCGGAGACGGAATGGCGGACGACATCGCAATCGGCATCGACCTGGGCACGTCGTACTCATGCGTGTCGGTCGTCCATGAAGGCCAGCCCACGGTCATCCCCAACGAGTGGGGCGAGACGACGCATGCCTCGTGCGTGTCCTTCCTGGAGGAAGGGTCCGTGCTGGTGGGCAACGCGGCGAAGAAGAACATCATCACCAGCCCCGAGAACACGGTGTACTCGGCCAAGCGGCTCATCGGCCGGTACTACTTCTCCGACGAGGTGAAGAAGGCGCAGGCGGTGATGCCCTACCGCATCGTCGAGGGCGACAACAACTCGGTGCGCATCGGCGTGCGGGAGCGCAGCTATTCGCTGCCGGAGATCTCCGCGCTGGTGCTCAAGGAGATGAAGGCCGTCGCGGAGACGTACCTGGGCCGCGAGGTCCACAAGGCGGTCATCACCGTCCCCGCGTACTTCAACGACAACCAGCGTCAGGCGACGAAGGACGCGGGCCGCATCGCGGGGCTGGAGGTGCTTCGCATCCTCAACGAGCCCACGGCGGCGGCGCTGGCGTACGGCTTCGGCCGGGACGTCAACCAGCGCGTCGTCGTCTACGACCTGGGCGGCGGCACGTTCGACGTGTCCATCCTGGAGATCGGCAAGGACGTCTTCGAGGTGCTGGCCACGGCCGGTGACACGTACCTGGGCGGCGACGACTTCGACGACCGCATCATGACGTGGATGGCGGACGACTTCCTCAACCGCACGCGGCTGGACCTGCGGCAGAACAAGTACTGCCTGCAGATGCTGAAGGACGCGGCGGAGAAGGCGAAGATCGACGTGGGCCAGAACGGCACCGCGGACATCCTCTGCCAGGGCATCTGCCAGGACGCCAACGGCAACGTGATGGACCTGCGCAACACGCTCAACCAGGACCAGTTCAACCGGATGGTGATGGACCTGGTGCAGCGCACGTTCAAGGTCTGCGACGAGGCGCTCCAGAGCGCGCGGCTGACGGCGGCGGACATCGACGCGGTCATCCTGGTGGGCGGGCCCACGCGGCTGCCCATCATCCGCAACTCGGTGAAGCACTACTTCCAGAAGGAGCCGCTGGAGGGCATCAACCCGGATCAGGTCGTGGCCATGGGCGCCGCGCTCCAGTCGCACGCGCTCCTGGACAGCAAGACGGAGACGTTCCTGGTGGACGTCACGCCGCTGACGCTGCGGATTGGAACCGTGGGCGGGTACACGGAGAAGATCATCGACAAGAACACGCCGGTGCCCATCGACCGGTCGAAGACCTTCACCACCAGCCGCGACGGGCAGGAGAAGGTGAAGATCCGCGTGTACCAGGGTGAGTCCAACCGCGCCGAGGAGTGCGAGATGCTGGGCGAGTTCGAGTTCTCGGGCTTCCGCATCGGGTATCGCGGCGAGGTGAAGATCGAAGTGACGTTCGAGATCAACACGGACGGTCTGGTGAACGTGTCCGCGTGCGACGTGGAGACGGGCCAGAAGACGTCCACGACGA
This DNA window, taken from Corallococcus coralloides DSM 2259, encodes the following:
- a CDS encoding ATP-binding protein, translating into MRSGDAGKMILRGARSDAVHAMLVAVPAPVAQDVERDLCATAEGRACRVIRVESPPEPLPEGLLVLWDHGGPLEAVKARCQWAHARRLQTRTWLVVLTKREGDEAEALVAAGADECVAPPGTRWGARLVALRRRSSDGDAQALRRARDMFQGALDAVPEPLFIKDREHRLVAVNSAYCRLLDQPAEALRGTVSSAQVPQHEAEASWRQDERAFTTGQTVEDEGSFTDAKGRSREVLTQRAAYMLPNGERFLVGLVRDVTERSRLETQRRLAERMTSVGTLAAGVAHEINNPLSYVTSNLAYLWERVAQPVLPVPTEQLEELRQVVAEALEGAGRVRSIVRDLRTFSRTEEEQHGPVDVRRAVENAVKLMRDELQHRACMACDLEPVAAVHGNEGRLAQVVTGLLTNALQAFGDRAPEENLLKLRVRPGREGHVLIEVEDNGHGMPAEVRQRIFDPFFTTRSPKGGTGLGLSICLTLVHAMGGHIEVASEEGQGSLFRVELPALTLPPEAARPAQATPAVVEESSQAARATRSLRRLLLIDDEPAVGSAVSRLLRNLYEVHVIQDAREALKRLSHGEKFDAILCDLMMPGMSGMDFLVELERLAPELAPRTGLMTGGVNPQAREFVGRRARELLEKPFERDQLCTFVETLMQ
- a CDS encoding TIGR02757 family protein — encoded protein: MKKRRVAHTGLSTQAADLLRPRLDAFLASTDPKARIGFDPVEFPHRYTDPRDVEVSGLLAAALAYGRADLFRPKVDALLKQMGPSPAAFVRALDVKGAKALLTGFVYRFNVGTDLAVLLLGMGRALREHGSLEALFVRGFKASGTLHGAIAAFTAALRDVPMEALRKAMGPERGLHHLLPSPLGPGAAKRLNLYLRWMVRGPDAVDFGIWKQVPASALLVPLDTHIGRMALHLGLTQRTDLTWRTAEEVTASLRALDPVDPVRYDFALCHYGMSGACPAKTLPQHCKGCLLLPSCKVGPRVIARGSLQF
- a CDS encoding MogA/MoaB family molybdenum cofactor biosynthesis protein — its product is MHVSAYVVTCSDSRDEAHDGSGKDLREGLAAAGHTVAGHTVVKDDPEAIRGALAQAQAAGARAVLFTGGTGIGRRDCTVETLRALFEKELPGFGELFRMLSFQRIGSPAMMSRATAGTYQGMILFALPGSPQAVKLALDALILPELGHAVRELTR
- a CDS encoding Rieske (2Fe-2S) protein; this translates as MTKIKLGPADFAEREMRGYEIGKRNVCIAKIHGRYKGLDDWCNHAGCLLSGGRLEDNMVVCPCHEVGFDMDSGKNATSPGVCDDQPTVQLTVEDGTLVVDLPDV
- the polX gene encoding DNA polymerase/3'-5' exonuclease PolX; this encodes MTPDVTPSTAVLTDKAAVAQLLRDMSLLLQLQGQSGFRVRAYDIAADRIANLPQDLGAIVTEGRLQELQGIGPGLAEKLTELVTTGRMTAFEELKAQFPAGLLELMKLPDVGPKKVAALWSELQVGSVEDLERACKDGRVRELKGFGPKSEAKLLDGIAVYRRARGERKLLGDALPIAEGLLERIRQAPGVVRASLGGSVRRRAETVSDVDLIASAKEAGPVLDALANAPGVATVIGKGDSKCSVRMVQGDLQVDLRVLPDEDFATALHHFTGSKAHHIRLRNLGHEKGLKISEWGVHREDGTKVPVPDEATLYRLLGMQEVPPELREDNGEVEAARAGKLPEDLVTLEDVQGAVHAHSTWSDGRNTLEEMARAAQALGLKYLTITEHSEAAIHAGGLKVDDLKRQWEEIDRVNAAVPGMRLLKGIEVDILESGALDYADSVLEQLEVVIASIHVRHSMDEDQMTRRVLAALDNPHLHILGHPTGRLIQSREPYALRMEEVLERARERGVAVEINGKPARLDIKSEYVRQAVGRGVKLVVSCDAHRQEDLKNLAFAVATARRGWARKQDILNTRSAESFLAALRER
- a CDS encoding serine protease yields the protein MFRPFLLVPALLWLLLALPSRAGAEARPSRADLQRVLDLHARSSVRVRGPQNAGPGIIVGADGQVLTAVCHVGPDSAQVVHAGNALTARVVLSSAALQVAVVAGPQGTWPAVPVRLVPEGLAGHWVVGVMPARKKGQRDTPRAAVAKAAPAPFFDVDLTLAPGSPLYDGDGRLVGVVVERRGRGARALPLSAVKAELASADAP
- the mrtX gene encoding myxosortase MrtX, with protein sequence MSRPSGPPFKLSAVQEAMGLWALGFLGIIAAFLIAGGTSVPKLVATVGFLYLPLIPMRWRDEDYRDYGLTLRAWKQDLRLFLVMCAIVGPLFFAGFAAFVQVVPHLPPEFARHLTPIIGEGHFQPRLPPRFGEWVIDQLFVVALPEEFFYRGYLQSRLRDAWPQGRVVLGARLGRAFWVTALLFALGHLAIFQTWRLAVFFPALLFGWMRERTGTLVGCSLFHAACNLYVRFLEVSFFGGP
- a CDS encoding class II glutamine amidotransferase, coding for MSAILAALSSDPNLLRCELHRLGGQVVLRPDARANALGVGSYAQEEVLLRRLAPDRDLTLDDLGPPHESEAVLFHANRLPLGLSPEDNTQPFRARHWLFAHQGPLPDFEPLRVPLLSRVPEHLQRLVRGPTDSEVLFALFLTHLRELGRTDDPRLEPAVAGRVLRDTVREVEAAFVKAGQRRMPPLNMVATNGAVLAATRRGEAPLYYTRLEGSAECAHCGVTPATPETHPEVGAHRRRRTVVVASHVTRTQGWVELPQGTTLTVGADLQVQHLPPA
- the dnaK gene encoding molecular chaperone DnaK, with product MADDIAIGIDLGTSYSCVSVVHEGQPTVIPNEWGETTHASCVSFLEEGSVLVGNAAKKNIITSPENTVYSAKRLIGRYYFSDEVKKAQAVMPYRIVEGDNNSVRIGVRERSYSLPEISALVLKEMKAVAETYLGREVHKAVITVPAYFNDNQRQATKDAGRIAGLEVLRILNEPTAAALAYGFGRDVNQRVVVYDLGGGTFDVSILEIGKDVFEVLATAGDTYLGGDDFDDRIMTWMADDFLNRTRLDLRQNKYCLQMLKDAAEKAKIDVGQNGTADILCQGICQDANGNVMDLRNTLNQDQFNRMVMDLVQRTFKVCDEALQSARLTAADIDAVILVGGPTRLPIIRNSVKHYFQKEPLEGINPDQVVAMGAALQSHALLDSKTETFLVDVTPLTLRIGTVGGYTEKIIDKNTPVPIDRSKTFTTSRDGQEKVKIRVYQGESNRAEECEMLGEFEFSGFRIGYRGEVKIEVTFEINTDGLVNVSACDVETGQKTSTTITLSSGMTEADIQQSIQSNRNTRLAGHNSSDLPAVAN